GCCGTCGGCGTGGGGCTTCAAGCCTTGTTGCGGAACCCTCTGGCCGATCCCTATGTGCTTGGTATTTCCAGCGGGGCGGCGCTGGGCGCCGGGTTGGCGATCTTGTTCGGGTTGACGGGCACGGCCCTGGCCTTTTCAGCGCTGCCACTTTGCGCCATGGCCGGAGGGTTACTCTCCGTGCTCGTGGTCTACCGCATTGCGACCGCGTACGGGTATCTGCCCATTCATACCCTGTTGCTGGCCGGGGTGATTCTCAATGCCATCTTCTCCGCGCTGGTCATGTTCGTGACGTCGATCATGGAGCCGAATCGCTCGTTCGGCATGATGTCCTGGCTGATGGGGACGCTGACCGCCCCGGACTATCCGGCCATGCTTGTCCTGGCCGGCTATCTCCTGGCCGGCCTGCTCGTCCTATTCCGCCAGGCCGCCTCACTTAACCTCCTCACGCTCGGGGAAGAGTCTGCGCGTGCGCTTGGCGTGGAGGTTGAGGCCGTCAAGAAAACCGTCTTTTTTACGTCGGCGCTGCTGACGGGCGCCGTTGTGTCGGTCAGCGGGATGATCGGGTTCGTCGGCATGGTCATTCCGCATGCCATGCGCCTGCTCACCGGAGCGGACCATCGGCTGCTCTTGCCCGCCTCCGCTCTGATGGGGGGCTTGTATCTGATGGCGGCGGATACGATCGCGCGCACACTGCTGGCTCCGACGGAGATTCCGGTGGGTGTGGTGACCGCCCTGGCCGGAGGGCCGTTTTTCATCTATCTCCTGACATCACGGAAGGGCCGGCTGGCATGAGTTTCAAGGAGACGACAGGGGTGCCCGCCTACTCGGTGGACGGGCTTCGGTTCTCCTACGGCCATCCGGGGGCGGGGCGGTCGGTCAACGGCTGGGTCCTCGACGGCCTGACCTTCGAAGTGCGCCCGGGGGAGATCCTGGGGGTCTTGGGTCCGAACGGGTCGGGGAAGAGCTCACTGCTGAAGATTCTGGCGAAGGTGCTGCGTCCGCAGGAAGGCCTGGTGACGCTCTTTGGTGACGATCTTGCCGGCATGCCGCAGCATGACGTGGCCAGGGCCGTGGCCCTGGTGCCACAGGAGAGCCAGATCGCGTTTCCGTTCTCGATCACCGAAATGGTGCTGATGGGGCGCTTTCCCCACCATCGGCGAAACGTCGGCCTGAGCGGTCTCGGTTGGGAAGGGCCGGAAGATATCCGCGTGGCGGAGGCGGCGATGCGGGAAACCGATGTGCTGCACCTGGCCCACCGCTCCATCACCGATGTGTCGGGCGGGGAGCGCCAGCGGGCGGTCATTGCCCGCGCGCTGACCCAGGAGCCGAAGGTGTTGCTCCTGGATGAACCGACAGCCTTTCTGGATCTCCACCACCAATTGGATATCTGCTCGATCCTGCGCCGGCTCAACGAAGAGCGGGGCCTGACCGTGGTCCTGGTGTCCCACGACCTGAATCTGGCCAGCCAATACTGCGATCGTCTGTTGCTGTTGGACAGGGGGCGGACCGTACGTCTGGGTCCCCCTGAAGAGGTCATGACGCCGGAGGTGCTGGAGGAGATCTATCGGTGCCGGGTCCTGGTCGACAGGCATCCCCAGTCCGGCTTGCCGAGGGTGACGCTGCCGGGCCGGAAGCTAACAGCCAGCCGTCAGCCATCAGCGGTCGGCCCAGAGATCAAGGCGGATAGCTGAAGACTGAAAGCTGATCGCATATAGATTTCAGCGAGGAAGATGTGCCCATTCCTCGTTGGGGCGGATGGGGGCACGTAACACAGAGAGGGATAGGTCGAGAGGAGAGGCAGGCAGAACGGGGAAGATGGTGCAAGACCATCACGGTACCGCCACTGTAAGCGAGGAGCGATTCCGCAAGAACGCCACTGTCTGGAAGAAGCCGTCAGCCGTCAGCTATCAGCTATCAGCAGTCAGCTTGAATCTTGAAGCTGAAGGCCAAAGGCTGAGAGCTGATAGCTTTTGAGATGGGAAGGCGCGGGAGAGCGATGATCCGCAAGTCAGGAAACCCGGCTGTCGAGCCAGTTCACTCTACCCTTCGAGTCAAAGGGGAGGTGGGTTGTGCGGAAGTTTATCATTGGGTCGGGCATTCTGTTGGCGTTGCTATGGGGGTCCGGGGTCGGCCATGCGGAAGAAGGGACGCCGGTCGTGCAAACCGAGGAGGTCGTGACCAGCGCGACAAAAACGCCTGTGCCGGTCGGTCAACTGACCAGCGCGGTGGAGATCATCACCGGCGAAGAGATGCAGCGGCAGAAATTCAAGACGGTGGCCGATGCCTTGCGGCTGGCGCAGGGGCTGGCGGTCTTCTCCAACGGCGGGCCTGGAACCGATACGAGCGTGCGGATTCGTGGCGGAGGCGCAGCGCAGACCCTGGTGTTGATCGATGGGGCGATCGTCAATAGCGCGACGACCGGCGCCTACAATTTCGCCAACCTGACGACCGACAATATCGAGCGGGTGGAAATCCTGCGCGGCGCCCAAAGCATGTTGTGGGGGTCGGACGCCATGGGCGGGGTCATCAACATCGTCACCAAGAGGGGCGCGGGGGCCACCGCCGCGAGTTCGTTCTTCGAATACGGGTCCTTCAATTCCATCCGCGAGGGAGCCCAGGTGACGGGCAAGAAGGGACTCGTGGACTTTTCCATGGATCTGTCGCGATGGGACTTCGCCGGATTTTCGGCGGCGGACTCCCGGCTTGGCGCGTCGGAGCGGGATTCGTTCAGGAACTGGACCGCGTCCTCGCGGTTGGGTGTGGATTTGCCCAAGGACGGTCGCCTCGAGTTCAACTTCCGCTGGATGAATGGCTCGACCAGCATCGACAACATCAGCAATCCTCCGGCCGATGTGTTTAACTCCAAGAACAAGAGCCAACAGTTTGTATTCGGTGGAAGCTACGATCAGGCGATTACCCATTGGTGGAATCAGAAATTGACGCTGGCACGGGCAGAAGAAGATGCACCGTTTTTTCCCGGCAATCTTCAGCGCAACCTTGTCACCGGCGCGCTGACGGTCCCATCCGGGTCGCCGAACACCACGCGGACGCTCAGCAACCGTCTTGAGTGGCAGCACAATATGCAAGTCGCCGATCCCCTGCTGCTCACCTTCGGCTACCAGTTCCGTGAGCAGCAGGGGGAGAATGACACGCTGGCGAAAAGAATCGTCTCGTCAAACGCGGGGTTTGCCCAGGCCCAGTTGAATCTCTGGGACCGGGTCTTCGGCACGGCCGGTATCAGGCAGGACAGCTACAACGTGTTCGGAACGGCCACGACCTACCGGCTGACCGGCGGGTATCTCCATAAGGAAACGGACACGAAGCTCAGGACCAGCTATGGCACCGGATTCCGAGCTCCGTCGGTCAATGAACTGTATTTCGCCAACTTCGGCAATCCCAACCTCAAGGCGGAAAAAAGCCAGAGTTTCGACGTGGGGGTGGACCAGGAACTGTTCGGGAAACGGCTGAAACTCAGCGGAGGCTATTTCTGGAACCGGTATCGCGACCAGATCGTCACCACATTCGATCCCGTGGTCTGCGCTCCGTTCAGCACGTTCAGCTTCTGCCCGCTCAACGTCGGCAATTCTTCGACCAAAGGTTTTGAGGCGAGCTTCGCCTATAAGCAGACTCTGGGACTGCCCTTCATCAAAGCATTCGATTTTCAGGGTCAGTACACCAATACGATGACGCGCGACCTGAGCAACGGGGCCCGGTTGCCGCGCCAGCCGGTGGACCAGTGGAGCCTCCAGGCAGGGTACCAACCCATCGACCCGCTGCACATCATTCTGACCGGCCGTTTCGTGGGCTCGCGGTTCAATACGACCGCCGACCGTCAGGGCATGCAGGCCTTCGATGTGTGGAACTTGACCACCAACTATACCGTGACCAAGCACATCGAGGCCTACGTGCGCGCGGACAATCTGTTCAACCAGCGCTACCAGGAAATTCTCAACGCCGGGACGCCGGTCCGTTCGATCTATTTCGGCGTGCGGATCAACCATGACTTGTTCTCATAGAGAGTAGGCATTCATGGCAGTTCCTCGTCTCGTCATTGCCGGGACCCAGAGCAATGTCGGCAAGACCACGGTGACCCTGGCCCTGCTGGCCGCCTTGCGGCAGCGGGGCCGGAAAGTCCAGCCGTTCAAGGTGGGGCCGGACTATATCGACGCGGGGCACCATACGGCAGCCACGGGCCGGCCCTCGCGCAATCTGGACGGATGGATGTTGACGGCCGAAATCAATCGGGAGATATTTTCCCATGCCTCCGCCGATGCGGATCTGGCCGTCATCGAGGGCATGATGGGGCTCTTCGACAGCAGCTCGGCGAGCAGCGAGGTCGGCAGCACGGCCGAGATGGCCAAGCTGCTGGGGGCTCCGGTTCTCCTCGTGATTGACGGGAGTGCCATGGCTCGGTCGGCGGCGGCGATGGTGGCCGGCTATGCCAAGTTCGATCCGGCCCTGACGGTGGCCGGCGTCCTCTGCAATCGTGTGGGCAGCGAGGGTCACTTTCAGTTGCTCAAGGAAGCGGTAGAGACGGAGACCAGAGTGCCGGTGGTTGGGTACCTGAAGCCGGACAAAACCCTGACGATCGGCGACCGGCATCTTGGGTTGCGGACCGCCATTGAACAGGGTTCGACGGACCTCTATGACAAGCTGGGGCGGGCGGCGGCCGAGACCGTAGATTTGGACAAGGTGGAAGCTCTGGCGAGCAGCGTGAAAGGTGAATGGTTAGAGGTGAAAGGGATGAAGGCATCCTCTCACGGTTCACCATTCACTTCTCACCAATCGGTACGCGTCGGTGTTGCCTACGACGCGGCGTTTTGCTTCTACTATCAGGAAAATCTGGAGCTGTTGGAAGCGGAGGGGGCTGAGTTGGTGCGGTTCTCGCCGATTCGAGATCGAGTCTTGCCGGCCATAGATCTGCTCTACTTGGGCGGGGGCTATCCGGAGTTGTATGGCGAGGCGTTATCAGGAAACAGCGCCATGCGACTGGCAATCCGGGGCTTTGCCGACCGAGGAGGGGCGATCTACGCCGAATGCGGGGGGATGATGTACCTGACACAAGCGATCCGCGACTTCGAGGGGCGGGGCCACGAGATGGTCGGGCTATTCCCGGCCGAAGCTGTGATGCGCAAGCCAGGCCTGACCCTGGGCTATCGTGAAATTGAACTGATGAGGCCTTGTGTGATCGGAGCGGCCGGCCTGAAGGTCCGAGGGCATGAGTTTCACTACTCCTCGCTCGTCTCCATGGGATCGCTCGACTATGCCTGTGCCGTGACGGATGCGAAGGGACAGCCACGGTCGCCGGATGGGTTGGTACGAGGCAATACGGTGGCCCTCTATGCCCATCTTCATTTTTCAAGTCAGCCGGCTGCGGCACGTGCGCTGGTGGCATCCGCAAGGGCCTGGCGCACGCAGGGTGCTGAGGGAAAAGGAGTGTCGTTGTGACGGACGATGCCGAGCATCAGGCCCGGATGCAACGCCTGAAGGCCTCCGTAGACCGGCGCATCGAGGCGGCCCAGGAGGAAAAGGGATTGGTGATCGTCTACACAGGCGCGGGGAAGGGAAAAACTACCGCCGCCTTGGGCATGGCCCTGCGCTGTATCGGCCACGGGATGAAAGTGGCCATCGTGCAATTCATCAAGGGCGCGATCGATACGGCGGAGGAGCGGGCTCTTAAGAGCTTCGGTCCGCAGGTCGTCTTTCTGCGGATGGGCGAGGGATATACCTGGGAGACGCAGGATCGAGCGCGGGACACGGACATGGCGCAGAAAGCCTGGGCCGCCGCGTCGGAGTTCCTTCGGGATCCGGCCTATGCGATGGTCATTCTGGACGAGTTCAACATCGCGCTCCAGCATGACTATGTCCAGCTTGCCGACGTGCTGCCGGTGCTCCAGGCCAGGCCGCCCATGCAACACGTGGTCATCACGGGCCGAGGCGCCAAGAAGGAGCTGATCGAAGCAGCCGATCTTGTCACGGAGATGGGACAGGTGAAGCATCCGTTTCGGAAGGGCGTCAAAGCCCAAAAGGGAGTCGAGTTCTAAACAGGATGTTGAAAAAGCCCCCCAGCTTTGTTCTCGGTCGCTCGAACCCCTCAACGTGCACAAAGCGAGAGGCAAAGTAACTATCCGCTCGCAGGTGATCGAAGCGAGCGGTTCAAGCGAAGCTTGGTATGTACCTCCTCGGGGGCCTCGCTCCCTGCGGTCTCGCTGGATGGCCTTTTTGAACATCCTGGAGAAGTAGATGCAGAAACAATGCGGAGCGTGCCGCCAAACGTTTACCTGCCAGCAGGCCGGCGGCTGCTGGTGCGGGACGATCAAGCTGGATGCGGCGCAGCTTGCCTGGATCAAGCAGACATTTGCCAACTGTCTTTGTCCTACGTGCCTCGCGGCGGTCGCTGCGGGGACACTTTCTGATCGAAGGACCGCCTGATGGCCCTGCCCAAGCCTGCATCGGTCGAGCGCAACGGGCACTTCTCCGAAGAGGAACGGGCCGCCGTCTATCGGGCTATTTTTGAGCGACGGGACGTGCGGGAGAAGTTCCTGCCGACGCCCATTCCCAACGAAGTGCTCGCCAGGGTGCTGCTGGCCGCCCACCATGCAGGCTCGGTGGGGTTCATGCAGCCATGGAATTTTGTGGTCGTCCGTAAGGCGGCGACCAAGCGCGCGGTCAAGGACTTGTTCCGACAGGCCAACGAGGATGCCGCGAGCAAGTACAAGGGGGAACGGGCAGCCCTCTACCGGCGGTTGAAGCTCGAAGGGATCGAAGAAGCGCCGCTGTCCCTCTGCGTGACCTGCAGCAGGCAGAGGGGCGGAAGGCAGGTGTTGGGCCGTTCGACGGTGCGGGAAACGGACCTCTACAGCACCTGCTGCGCCATTCAAAATCTCTGGCTGGCTGCGAGGGCCGAGGGGATCGGCGTGGGCTGGGTCAGCATTCTGGACCATCAGGCCTTGAAGCAGGTGTTGGAGATTCCCAAGCCGATCAAGGTGGTGGCCTACCTCTGCCTGGGGTATGTCTCCGAGTTTGCCGGACGGCCGGACTTGGAACGGGCCGGCTGGCGAAGCCGGCTGCCGCTGGAGCAACTCGTCTACCACGAACGGTGGGGACGAAGTAAATAATGATGAAGGCTGAATGATAAATGATGAACGGAAGAAGCAAGAAAGTTTCGATTCATCCTTCAGTATTCCGCACTCATCATTAGGGGAAGAGCGATGCGCATTACCAAAGTTTACACACGCACCGGCGATGCGGGCAAAACTCGCCTGGCAGGCGGGCAGCAGATCTGGAAGGACAGTCTGCGGGTAGAGGCGTACGGCACGCTGGATGAGGTCAACGCGTCGATCGGCTTGGCGCGGGTCTTCAATGCCGAGGCTGCCGAGCCCAAGACCGGACCGGTCCTTGAGGAGTATCTTCGGTGGGTGCAGAACAAGCTCTTCGACACCGGCGGCATCTTGGCTACGGCCCCCGGCCAGACGTTTGCGAACATGCCGCAAGTGACCGCGCAGGATGTGACCAGGCTGGAGCGAATGATCGACGCCTGTCAGAAAGATCTGGCGCCGCTCAAGGAGTTTATCCTGCCGGGGGGCGGCAAGGTGTCCGGCCACTTGCATCAAGCCCGGACCATTTGCCGCAGGGCCGAACGGCTTTGCGTGAAGCTGGCCAAGGAAGAGCCGGTGGATGGCGTCATCGTGAAGTTCGTAAATCGCCTCAGCGACGCCCTCTTCGTGCTGGCCCGCTGGGCCGCCAAGAAACAGGGGGAACCGGAGTTTCTCTGGGAGCGGACCACGAAAACGCGGGATAATGAACGATGAATGATGAACGGAGGAATCGGATGCGAGTTCTTCTCGTGCATCGTTTATCATTCATCCTTCATCATTGAGAATTCATGGCTGTACGCACCTTAATGGTTCAGGGTACGGCGTCGCACGTGGGCAAGTCCGTGCTCGTGACGGCCCTCTGCCGGCTGTTCGCGCGGCGCGGGGTCAAGGTCGCGCCCTTCAAGGCGCAGAACATGTCCAATAATTCCTTCGTCACGCCGGACGGAAGGGAAATCGGGCGCGCCCAGGCGGTGCAGGCGACGGCTTGCCGGTTGGCCCCTCGGACGGATTTCAATCCGGTGCTGATCAAGCCCTCCGGCGAACGGAGCGCCCAGTTGGTGGTGAACGGGCTGGTGGCCGGGCGGTTGGAGGCCTCCGATTTTGGCCTGGTTAAGCGAGCGCACTGGTCTGCCGTTTGCGAGGCCTTTGCCCGGTTGGCCGGGGAGTTCGACGTGGTCATTCTCGAAGGAGCCGGCAGCCCGGCCGAAATCAATCTGCGCGACCGGGACATCGTGAATATGGCCATGGCACGGGAAGCGCAGGCGCCGGTTATCCTGGCGGGTGACATTGATCGGGGCGGGGTCTTTGCGGCACTGGTGGGGACCTTGGCTTTGCTTGAGCCGGAGGAGCGTGCCCACGTCAAAGGATTTCTGGTCAACAAGTTTCGCGGCGATGCGGATCTGCTGACGCCGGGCGTCAAGATGGTGGAAGCCCGGTGCGGGATCCCTTGCCTGGGCGTGGTGCCCCATTGGCACGATCTCCAGGTGCCGCAGGAAGACTCGCTGGGATGGGAAGACCGGCATGACGCCACGTCCCGGCTGACGGATACCCTGACGGTCGGCGTCGTGGACGTGCCGGCCATTTCGAATTTCACCGACTTCGACGCGCTGGCTTGTGAACCGGATGTCCGTCTGGTCCGGGTCGCCGGGCCGATCACCCAGCCGCTCGATGCGTTGCTCTTCCCCGGCACCAAGAACACGGCCGAAGCGCTGCGTTTCGTGAAGGCACGGACGCTCGACCAGGTTGCCCGGCAGGTGCTGGCTGCCGGGGGAAAGATCGTGGGGCTCTGCGGAGGGTTTCAACTGTTGGGCAAGCGGATTCTCGATCCGGACCGGGTCGAATCGTCGGAGGGCGAGCTTGAAGGCTTGGGGCTGCTGAATGTGACGACCAGCTTTGCTCGAGACAAGGTTACGGTGGGGGTGAGCGGACGTCACCCGGCGAGCGGCTCTCCGGTGGAAGGGTACGAAGTGCACATGGGCCGAACCAGTTTGGGCGCAGGAGCCGTTCCTTGGTTGGAGGTCCGGGCCCCCGGTGAGGCAGCCATGCGGCCTGAAGGGGCCAGCTCGGAGGACGGTCTTGTGCTCGGCACCTACGTTCACGGACTCTTCGATGCGGTGGCCTTTCGACGGGTCTTTCTCAATTGGCTCCGTGAGGCGCGAGGCTGGGCTCCCCTGCCGGTGCAGCCGGGGACTTCCCTGGATGAACAGATCGACCGGCTGGCCGATTTTATGGCCAAGCATCTGGACCTGGCGGCCATTGATGCGATTCTTGAGCGGGGGCTCTAACAGTGAAATCGGTCAGGCGTCAGGGGGGAGGCGTGAAGGCTAAAAGGAAGAGCCCAAGCCGCTCACGTTTCATGTCTTCCCGGCGCGGGCGGCTGATTTTCATACTGGGCGGAGCCGCGTCGGGAAAGAGCGAGACAGCCCTTGCGATGGCGGGTAACGCCGGTCCCAGGGCCTTCGTAGCGACCGGGCAACCCTTGGATGGCGAGATGGCCGAGCGTATCCGCCGGCACCAGGCCTCGCGGCAGGCAGACTGGCGGACCGAAGAAGTGCCGGTGGATCTGGCCGGCTGGTTCGACAAGCAGGGCCGGACTTATCGGATCATCCTCGTGGATTGTCTGACCCTCTGGCTGAGCAATCTGCAAGGCCGCGGCGTTCCCGAATCGCAGGTGCCGGCGCTGGTTTCCGAGCTGCTGCGCGCGATCAGGGCCGTTAAGGCACGGGTCGTGGTTGTCAGCAACGAACTGGGCCTGGGGCTGGTGCCGACGGATGTCTCCGCCAGGCGGTTCCGGGACCTGGCGGGGCGGGTCAACCAACAGTTTGCTGCGGAGGCGGATGAGGCCTATTTTGTGGTCAGTGGTCTGCCGGTACGAATCAAGTAACGTGATCAGACAGCAAGGAGTTGCGAGAGGATGCTGAAGGAAGCCATCGATGCGGTCCGGCCAGTTGATCGGGAGGCCCAGGCTCGTGCGCAGGCTCGTCTGGATCGGCTGACCAAGCCGGTCGGGAGCCTGGGGCGGCTGGAAGAGCTGGCTGCTCGGTATGTCTCGATTACGGGCAAGATTCCCCCTCCCATGCCGCGAGCCGCGATCTACACCTTTGCCGCCGATCACGGAATAGCTGGCGAGGGGGTCAGCGCTTACCCCAGCGCCGTGACTCCACAAATGGTGTTGAACTTTCTTCGGGGCGGCGCGGCGGTCAATGTCCTGGCCCGTCACGCGGGGGCCGAGGTCCGGGTCGTGGATATCGGTGTGGCCTATGACTTCGGGCCAATGCCGGGATTGATCGGCCGGAAAATTGCCGCCGGGACCAAGAATTTCTCCGTGGAGCCGGCCATGAGCCGTACCGAGGCCGAGTGTGCCTTGCTGGTCGGCGTGGAACTGGCTGCGCAAGCGGCGCAAGAAGGCATCGGTCTCATCGGCACGGGCGACATGGGGATCGGCAACACGACCCCCAGTGCGGCGATCACCGCCGTTGTGACAGGGACGCCGGTCGCCGTGGTGACCGGTCGGGGCACGGGCATTGATGACGAAGGGTACAGGCGTAAAGTTGCGGTCATTGAACGGGCTTTGGCGCTGCACCGGCCC
This Nitrospirota bacterium DNA region includes the following protein-coding sequences:
- the cobT gene encoding nicotinate-nucleotide--dimethylbenzimidazole phosphoribosyltransferase — encoded protein: MLKEAIDAVRPVDREAQARAQARLDRLTKPVGSLGRLEELAARYVSITGKIPPPMPRAAIYTFAADHGIAGEGVSAYPSAVTPQMVLNFLRGGAAVNVLARHAGAEVRVVDIGVAYDFGPMPGLIGRKIAAGTKNFSVEPAMSRTEAECALLVGVELAAQAAQEGIGLIGTGDMGIGNTTPSAAITAVVTGTPVAVVTGRGTGIDDEGYRRKVAVIERALALHRPDLHDPLDLLAKVGGFEIAGLAGLIIGAAGHRIPVVLDGFISGAAALVAAALQPLCREFMMASHLSVEQGHQAVLRHLNLKPLLALDLRLGEGTGACLGIGLVQGSLKILTEMATFGEAGVSERER
- a CDS encoding cobyric acid synthase, which codes for MAVRTLMVQGTASHVGKSVLVTALCRLFARRGVKVAPFKAQNMSNNSFVTPDGREIGRAQAVQATACRLAPRTDFNPVLIKPSGERSAQLVVNGLVAGRLEASDFGLVKRAHWSAVCEAFARLAGEFDVVILEGAGSPAEINLRDRDIVNMAMAREAQAPVILAGDIDRGGVFAALVGTLALLEPEERAHVKGFLVNKFRGDADLLTPGVKMVEARCGIPCLGVVPHWHDLQVPQEDSLGWEDRHDATSRLTDTLTVGVVDVPAISNFTDFDALACEPDVRLVRVAGPITQPLDALLFPGTKNTAEALRFVKARTLDQVARQVLAAGGKIVGLCGGFQLLGKRILDPDRVESSEGELEGLGLLNVTTSFARDKVTVGVSGRHPASGSPVEGYEVHMGRTSLGAGAVPWLEVRAPGEAAMRPEGASSEDGLVLGTYVHGLFDAVAFRRVFLNWLREARGWAPLPVQPGTSLDEQIDRLADFMAKHLDLAAIDAILERGL
- the cobO gene encoding cob(I)yrinic acid a,c-diamide adenosyltransferase; translated protein: MTDDAEHQARMQRLKASVDRRIEAAQEEKGLVIVYTGAGKGKTTAALGMALRCIGHGMKVAIVQFIKGAIDTAEERALKSFGPQVVFLRMGEGYTWETQDRARDTDMAQKAWAAASEFLRDPAYAMVILDEFNIALQHDYVQLADVLPVLQARPPMQHVVITGRGAKKELIEAADLVTEMGQVKHPFRKGVKAQKGVEF
- a CDS encoding cob(I)yrinic acid a,c-diamide adenosyltransferase gives rise to the protein MRITKVYTRTGDAGKTRLAGGQQIWKDSLRVEAYGTLDEVNASIGLARVFNAEAAEPKTGPVLEEYLRWVQNKLFDTGGILATAPGQTFANMPQVTAQDVTRLERMIDACQKDLAPLKEFILPGGGKVSGHLHQARTICRRAERLCVKLAKEEPVDGVIVKFVNRLSDALFVLARWAAKKQGEPEFLWERTTKTRDNER
- a CDS encoding TonB-dependent receptor, producing MRKFIIGSGILLALLWGSGVGHAEEGTPVVQTEEVVTSATKTPVPVGQLTSAVEIITGEEMQRQKFKTVADALRLAQGLAVFSNGGPGTDTSVRIRGGGAAQTLVLIDGAIVNSATTGAYNFANLTTDNIERVEILRGAQSMLWGSDAMGGVINIVTKRGAGATAASSFFEYGSFNSIREGAQVTGKKGLVDFSMDLSRWDFAGFSAADSRLGASERDSFRNWTASSRLGVDLPKDGRLEFNFRWMNGSTSIDNISNPPADVFNSKNKSQQFVFGGSYDQAITHWWNQKLTLARAEEDAPFFPGNLQRNLVTGALTVPSGSPNTTRTLSNRLEWQHNMQVADPLLLTFGYQFREQQGENDTLAKRIVSSNAGFAQAQLNLWDRVFGTAGIRQDSYNVFGTATTYRLTGGYLHKETDTKLRTSYGTGFRAPSVNELYFANFGNPNLKAEKSQSFDVGVDQELFGKRLKLSGGYFWNRYRDQIVTTFDPVVCAPFSTFSFCPLNVGNSSTKGFEASFAYKQTLGLPFIKAFDFQGQYTNTMTRDLSNGARLPRQPVDQWSLQAGYQPIDPLHIILTGRFVGSRFNTTADRQGMQAFDVWNLTTNYTVTKHIEAYVRADNLFNQRYQEILNAGTPVRSIYFGVRINHDLFS
- the bluB gene encoding 5,6-dimethylbenzimidazole synthase, producing MALPKPASVERNGHFSEEERAAVYRAIFERRDVREKFLPTPIPNEVLARVLLAAHHAGSVGFMQPWNFVVVRKAATKRAVKDLFRQANEDAASKYKGERAALYRRLKLEGIEEAPLSLCVTCSRQRGGRQVLGRSTVRETDLYSTCCAIQNLWLAARAEGIGVGWVSILDHQALKQVLEIPKPIKVVAYLCLGYVSEFAGRPDLERAGWRSRLPLEQLVYHERWGRSK
- a CDS encoding cobyrinate a,c-diamide synthase, producing the protein MAVPRLVIAGTQSNVGKTTVTLALLAALRQRGRKVQPFKVGPDYIDAGHHTAATGRPSRNLDGWMLTAEINREIFSHASADADLAVIEGMMGLFDSSSASSEVGSTAEMAKLLGAPVLLVIDGSAMARSAAAMVAGYAKFDPALTVAGVLCNRVGSEGHFQLLKEAVETETRVPVVGYLKPDKTLTIGDRHLGLRTAIEQGSTDLYDKLGRAAAETVDLDKVEALASSVKGEWLEVKGMKASSHGSPFTSHQSVRVGVAYDAAFCFYYQENLELLEAEGAELVRFSPIRDRVLPAIDLLYLGGGYPELYGEALSGNSAMRLAIRGFADRGGAIYAECGGMMYLTQAIRDFEGRGHEMVGLFPAEAVMRKPGLTLGYREIELMRPCVIGAAGLKVRGHEFHYSSLVSMGSLDYACAVTDAKGQPRSPDGLVRGNTVALYAHLHFSSQPAAARALVASARAWRTQGAEGKGVSL
- a CDS encoding iron ABC transporter permease, coding for MGLMARQTQSEGGRAVVTEPVVAAGESAEPPRAAPVGSSRLSPLRWLLTLSALAAAAVLVLLICLQFGAERIGLAEEIRIVSLAVRDGQAGLDSTGATGVILMQVRLPRVLLAFMVGGCLAAVGVGLQALLRNPLADPYVLGISSGAALGAGLAILFGLTGTALAFSALPLCAMAGGLLSVLVVYRIATAYGYLPIHTLLLAGVILNAIFSALVMFVTSIMEPNRSFGMMSWLMGTLTAPDYPAMLVLAGYLLAGLLVLFRQAASLNLLTLGEESARALGVEVEAVKKTVFFTSALLTGAVVSVSGMIGFVGMVIPHAMRLLTGADHRLLLPASALMGGLYLMAADTIARTLLAPTEIPVGVVTALAGGPFFIYLLTSRKGRLA
- a CDS encoding ABC transporter ATP-binding protein; its protein translation is MSFKETTGVPAYSVDGLRFSYGHPGAGRSVNGWVLDGLTFEVRPGEILGVLGPNGSGKSSLLKILAKVLRPQEGLVTLFGDDLAGMPQHDVARAVALVPQESQIAFPFSITEMVLMGRFPHHRRNVGLSGLGWEGPEDIRVAEAAMRETDVLHLAHRSITDVSGGERQRAVIARALTQEPKVLLLDEPTAFLDLHHQLDICSILRRLNEERGLTVVLVSHDLNLASQYCDRLLLLDRGRTVRLGPPEEVMTPEVLEEIYRCRVLVDRHPQSGLPRVTLPGRKLTASRQPSAVGPEIKADS
- the cobU gene encoding bifunctional adenosylcobinamide kinase/adenosylcobinamide-phosphate guanylyltransferase produces the protein MSSRRGRLIFILGGAASGKSETALAMAGNAGPRAFVATGQPLDGEMAERIRRHQASRQADWRTEEVPVDLAGWFDKQGRTYRIILVDCLTLWLSNLQGRGVPESQVPALVSELLRAIRAVKARVVVVSNELGLGLVPTDVSARRFRDLAGRVNQQFAAEADEAYFVVSGLPVRIK